The bacterium genome window below encodes:
- a CDS encoding Ig-like domain-containing protein codes for MKKTSIKYFLRVAQAMTTAAFLALFSIWSVDSICAAPLEVLSESFEGTPQATLVRGGVAIQLAGDGGWASFVGGDTRDNGAVNYFAYDITSLDLRRGTIEVLLERANKKDDETIFTFVDETFNQIFDVSFYWNGDRPELQVSTAQNDESVWMMKRVWDLPAYQGLLSTRLIIPYIGMGETVHFLFTWGPTPTENSIFLNGKRLNAEIKGVSTIPNMVGRSAFLVFGSTLSGPDQAWNMMTSIIRDVKVYNDVVDPRRPTIEAVGHNAFDVVGYSGKLVSGDALKFWLRAEPGGVASFDIGGSLTGIPMVEDADAPGSYTGTFTVPPGLFLQETQVVGRFSNRFGYAAEPLPSARKVTIDSRTLITVQPSNDLIPADRSSRAGLTVKAINANGKAVPNHGLKLTLSTTDEYTGTVGGGSFEDQVGGTIDVDWGGVTDSFGEVTAQYISGFAAKTILVSAKDMVSGDVGVGWVRSFINGTVDIVVTEPKVSALSVTGSMDVSLSRDWLTADGRSRSRITAVVKDASGKPLSGHHVRFTLLGDNGSIREVQGKTDSRGRAYADYIAGTLMGQVQVEVRDLTSGMVAIVPIELRPDAPAVIELAADPGEVVTGGQSTVMAKVTDTNKNPNRNVDVLYDISVGEGTVSSPSVATDEKGNASVTFTAGDKPGLVTVRGTVISREPTAEELSAAEGAIFLYGLEDDPGRLEVIEWLVKAGDEVVEGQDLVVLEDRSDNSYTVVAPRDGTVSTFVAEERDRVEYGDTLGYIIEQPE; via the coding sequence ATGAAAAAGACGTCCATAAAATATTTCCTCCGGGTTGCTCAGGCGATGACAACCGCGGCGTTCCTTGCCCTGTTTTCCATCTGGTCTGTCGACAGTATCTGCGCCGCCCCGCTTGAGGTGCTCTCGGAATCCTTTGAAGGAACACCTCAGGCCACCCTTGTGCGAGGCGGCGTTGCGATCCAGCTGGCTGGTGATGGGGGATGGGCTAGTTTTGTTGGGGGGGATACGAGGGACAACGGGGCCGTCAACTATTTTGCCTACGATATCACCTCCCTGGACCTCAGACGCGGCACGATCGAGGTCCTCCTCGAAAGGGCCAACAAAAAGGACGATGAAACGATCTTCACCTTCGTTGACGAAACCTTCAACCAGATTTTCGATGTGAGTTTCTACTGGAACGGGGACAGACCCGAATTACAGGTGTCAACGGCACAAAACGACGAGAGCGTCTGGATGATGAAGCGAGTCTGGGACCTCCCAGCCTACCAGGGTCTTCTCAGTACCAGGCTTATCATTCCATACATCGGGATGGGTGAGACAGTACATTTTCTGTTCACTTGGGGCCCGACGCCGACGGAAAACTCCATTTTCCTCAATGGTAAGAGACTCAACGCGGAGATAAAGGGTGTCTCAACAATCCCGAATATGGTCGGTCGCTCCGCTTTCCTGGTTTTCGGATCGACCCTGAGTGGTCCTGATCAGGCATGGAATATGATGACGTCGATCATCAGGGACGTGAAGGTCTATAATGACGTTGTCGACCCTAGAAGACCGACCATCGAGGCCGTCGGTCACAACGCCTTTGATGTAGTAGGATACTCTGGGAAGCTGGTTTCCGGTGATGCTCTGAAGTTCTGGCTAAGAGCCGAACCAGGTGGTGTGGCTTCTTTTGACATCGGAGGATCACTTACCGGTATACCCATGGTGGAAGATGCCGATGCTCCTGGTAGCTACACGGGCACCTTTACTGTGCCGCCCGGCCTGTTCCTGCAAGAGACCCAGGTTGTAGGCCGGTTTTCGAATCGGTTCGGATATGCGGCTGAACCCCTTCCCTCAGCCCGGAAGGTTACCATCGACAGCCGGACCCTGATAACAGTCCAGCCCAGCAACGACCTTATACCGGCTGATCGCTCAAGCAGGGCAGGTCTGACCGTCAAGGCTATTAACGCCAACGGTAAAGCCGTCCCCAACCATGGATTGAAGCTGACCCTCTCCACCACCGACGAGTACACCGGGACGGTGGGCGGCGGGTCCTTTGAAGACCAGGTTGGCGGGACCATCGACGTGGACTGGGGCGGGGTCACCGATTCCTTCGGGGAGGTAACCGCTCAATATATAAGCGGTTTTGCCGCCAAAACCATACTTGTCAGCGCCAAGGACATGGTTTCCGGGGACGTGGGTGTGGGCTGGGTGCGTTCCTTCATCAACGGGACAGTTGATATCGTTGTCACCGAACCGAAGGTAAGCGCCCTTTCGGTGACAGGGTCCATGGACGTGTCCCTCTCCCGGGACTGGCTGACCGCCGACGGGCGGAGCCGCAGCCGGATCACAGCTGTCGTGAAGGACGCCTCGGGCAAACCTTTGTCCGGACACCACGTGCGCTTTACGCTCCTGGGCGATAACGGCTCCATCCGTGAGGTCCAGGGCAAGACGGATTCCAGGGGCCGCGCCTATGCCGACTACATAGCGGGTACTCTCATGGGCCAGGTACAGGTGGAGGTGCGGGACCTGACCTCGGGTATGGTCGCCATCGTCCCCATCGAGCTTCGCCCCGACGCCCCGGCTGTCATCGAGCTCGCGGCTGACCCGGGCGAGGTCGTAACCGGCGGACAGAGTACCGTAATGGCGAAAGTAACTGATACCAATAAAAACCCCAACAGAAATGTCGATGTGCTGTACGACATTTCTGTGGGAGAAGGGACCGTAAGCTCTCCGAGCGTAGCAACCGATGAAAAGGGTAATGCCTCGGTTACCTTTACCGCCGGCGATAAACCCGGCCTGGTCACGGTTCGCGGCACGGTCATTTCCCGCGAGCCGACGGCCGAGGAGCTCTCGGCAGCTGAAGGTGCCATATTCCTGTACGGACTTGAGGACGACCCGGGGCGCCTGGAGGTCATCGAGTGGTTGGTCAAGGCAGGGGATGAGGTTGTTGAAGGCCAGGATCTCGTGGTGCTTGAAGACCGCAGCGATAACTCTTATACTGTTGTTGCTCCGAGGGACGGAACAGTTTCCACCTTTGTAGCAGAAGAGCGCGACAGGGTAGAATACGGCGATACGTTAGGGTACATTATTGAACAACCTGAATAA